One Candidatus Ornithobacterium hominis genomic region harbors:
- the queA gene encoding tRNA preQ1(34) S-adenosylmethionine ribosyltransferase-isomerase QueA, with product MKTSDFDFKLPEKLLAERPATYRDEARLMVLDRKTQSIEHKEFKDLINYFDEEDLLIMNNTKVFPARLFGNKEKTGAKIEVFLLRELDPKAKLWDVLVDPARKIRIGNKLFFGEDGELVAEVVDNTTSRGRTLRFLFDGDYKEYRAKLAELGTTPLPKYIKREADEEDEERYQTIYAKEEGAVAAPTAGLHFSKHLLKRLEIKGVNFAEVTLHVGLGTFSPVQVEDLTKHKMESERAHISAETVEKVNRALEGKSKICAIGTTSMRAIESAVSANGKLNEFSGWTNKYIHPPYDFSIANAMVTNFHTPRSTLLMMISAFGGHDLVMKAYKEAVEKEYKFFSYGDAMLIL from the coding sequence ATGAAAACCTCTGATTTTGATTTTAAATTACCCGAAAAACTTTTGGCTGAGAGACCCGCCACGTATAGAGATGAAGCACGTTTGATGGTTTTAGATCGAAAAACTCAAAGTATAGAACATAAAGAATTCAAAGATTTGATAAATTACTTTGATGAAGAGGATTTATTGATAATGAATAACACCAAAGTTTTCCCCGCAAGACTTTTTGGAAACAAAGAAAAAACTGGAGCCAAAATAGAAGTGTTTTTACTAAGAGAACTAGACCCGAAAGCAAAATTATGGGATGTACTGGTGGATCCAGCTAGGAAAATTAGAATCGGGAATAAATTATTCTTTGGTGAAGATGGGGAGCTCGTGGCTGAAGTCGTAGATAATACAACTTCCCGAGGGCGGACACTACGATTCCTATTTGATGGAGATTATAAAGAATATCGAGCAAAATTAGCAGAACTTGGCACCACACCTTTGCCTAAATACATCAAGCGAGAAGCAGACGAGGAAGATGAAGAAAGATACCAAACGATTTATGCCAAAGAAGAAGGCGCCGTAGCAGCACCGACGGCTGGTTTGCATTTCTCTAAACACTTACTCAAACGACTGGAAATCAAAGGAGTAAACTTTGCGGAGGTAACGCTACATGTTGGTTTAGGAACATTCTCTCCAGTGCAAGTAGAGGATTTAACTAAACATAAAATGGAGAGCGAACGAGCTCACATCAGCGCCGAAACAGTTGAAAAAGTAAATAGAGCTTTAGAAGGGAAAAGTAAAATTTGTGCTATTGGCACAACTTCTATGCGGGCAATAGAATCAGCGGTATCAGCAAACGGAAAATTGAACGAATTTTCTGGCTGGACTAATAAATACATCCACCCACCGTACGACTTTAGTATAGCCAACGCAATGGTGACGAATTTTCACACGCCACGCTCCACGCTGCTGATGATGATTTCTGCTTTTGGAGGACATGATTTGGTGATGAAAGCCTACAAAGAAGCCGTAGAAAAAGAATATAAATTCTTTTCTTACGGAGATGCGATGCTAATTCTTTAA
- a CDS encoding 7-carboxy-7-deazaguanine synthase QueE has protein sequence MVSKNQELVETGEYLPIMEDFYTLQGEGAHTGKASYFIRIGGCDVGCHWCDVKESWDASKHPITSIKTLIERIPENVKTVVLTGGEPSSYNLYPLTKLLKQRGFKIHMETSGSNEIRGHVDWICLSPKKLQRPVEKVINNAHELKCIIYNQNDFKFAEEYAAKVKESCELFLQPEWSKSKGIVPQIIHYILKNPKWKISIQTHKFLNIP, from the coding sequence TTGGTCTCAAAAAATCAAGAATTAGTAGAAACTGGGGAGTATCTTCCCATTATGGAAGATTTTTATACCCTGCAAGGAGAAGGCGCTCATACGGGCAAAGCCTCATACTTTATTCGTATCGGAGGATGTGATGTCGGCTGCCATTGGTGTGATGTTAAAGAAAGTTGGGATGCCTCAAAACACCCTATAACTTCTATAAAAACACTGATTGAAAGAATCCCTGAAAACGTGAAAACTGTTGTATTAACTGGGGGAGAACCCAGTAGCTATAACTTATATCCTCTGACTAAGTTATTGAAGCAAAGAGGATTCAAAATTCATATGGAAACTTCTGGTTCAAATGAAATCAGAGGACACGTAGACTGGATTTGTCTTTCCCCAAAAAAACTTCAAAGACCTGTGGAAAAAGTCATAAATAATGCACATGAATTAAAGTGTATTATCTACAATCAAAATGACTTTAAGTTTGCTGAAGAATATGCTGCAAAAGTAAAAGAATCATGCGAGCTCTTTCTGCAACCAGAATGGAGCAAATCTAAGGGGATTGTACCGCAGATTATTCATTATATTTTGAAGAATCCCAAGTGGAAAATTTCAATTCAGACGCATAAATTTTTAAATATTCCCTAA
- the folD gene encoding bifunctional methylenetetrahydrofolate dehydrogenase/methenyltetrahydrofolate cyclohydrolase FolD, giving the protein MKLLDGIKLAKKTKKNIRQKVANYVTEGKRAPHLAAVLVGEDPASNAYVKMKIKDCEEVGFKSTLIKKDADISEKELLEIVHELNENKELDGYIVQLPLPKHINEDKILQAIDPQKDVDGFHPTNVGKMALGLETFLPATPFGVMRLLEDYDIATSGKKCVVLGRSNIVGRPMSILMSQPGKHANSTVTICHSGTKNLEEFTQEADIIISAIGKAHFLTSEMVKEGVIIIDVGINRVYDESKKDYKLVGDVDFENIKSKADYITPVPGGVGPMTRAMLLENTLLAYKRFAQ; this is encoded by the coding sequence ATGAAACTTCTTGATGGAATAAAATTAGCAAAAAAAACGAAAAAAAATATTCGCCAAAAAGTAGCGAACTATGTAACTGAAGGCAAAAGGGCTCCGCACTTGGCCGCTGTTTTGGTGGGCGAAGACCCCGCTAGCAATGCTTATGTGAAGATGAAGATCAAGGATTGCGAAGAAGTCGGATTCAAGTCAACACTTATCAAAAAAGATGCTGATATTTCTGAAAAAGAGCTTTTAGAAATCGTTCATGAATTGAATGAAAATAAGGAGCTAGATGGTTACATTGTGCAATTACCTTTGCCTAAACACATTAATGAAGATAAAATTTTGCAGGCCATCGACCCTCAGAAAGATGTGGATGGATTTCACCCTACAAATGTGGGTAAAATGGCGCTGGGTCTAGAAACCTTTTTACCAGCAACGCCTTTTGGCGTGATGCGCCTTTTGGAAGATTATGATATAGCAACTTCTGGAAAAAAATGTGTCGTTTTAGGTCGAAGCAATATCGTTGGCCGCCCGATGAGTATTCTGATGAGCCAGCCAGGTAAACACGCTAATTCAACGGTCACTATCTGCCATAGTGGGACAAAGAATTTGGAAGAGTTTACTCAAGAGGCTGATATCATTATTTCAGCAATTGGCAAAGCTCATTTTTTAACTTCTGAAATGGTGAAAGAAGGGGTAATCATCATAGATGTAGGCATCAACCGAGTCTATGATGAATCTAAAAAAGATTATAAATTGGTGGGTGATGTAGATTTTGAAAATATTAAAAGCAAAGCTGACTACATAACCCCCGTACCTGGTGGCGTGGGGCCTATGACAAGAGCCATGCTTCTAGAAAACACCTTATTGGCCTACAAGCGATTTGCTCAATAA
- the rlmN gene encoding 23S rRNA (adenine(2503)-C(2))-methyltransferase RlmN, with product MKKDIRQLSLKEIEAFVVENGEKAFRAKQIYEWIWNKNAHEFEEMSSLSKEFRTVLNQHFEIKNAVVQEFQTSQDGTLKNAVLLHDKNVVESVLIPAENRTTACVSSQVGCSLNCEFCATAKLERMRNLSAAEIVDQVVLIDKESQEHYGRPLSNIVFMGMGEPLLNYNEVTEAIKRITAPHPNGLGMSPRRITVSTSGIPKMIKKLADENLRVGLALSLHSAIEEKRNEIMPFSEKFPLTEILESLKYWHEQTKSIITLEYIIWKEINDKQEDIDALIAFCKKVPTKVNLIEYNSIGDDKFLQAPPSVTSQYIQQLEQNRIVVNVRRSRGKDIDAACGQLANKNQISKKLQ from the coding sequence ATGAAAAAAGATATTCGCCAGTTGAGCCTCAAAGAAATTGAGGCTTTTGTTGTTGAAAACGGAGAGAAAGCATTTCGAGCAAAGCAAATTTATGAATGGATTTGGAACAAAAATGCACACGAATTTGAGGAAATGTCAAGTTTATCCAAAGAATTTCGTACAGTTTTAAATCAACATTTTGAAATTAAAAATGCCGTTGTACAAGAATTTCAAACAAGCCAAGACGGGACATTAAAAAACGCAGTTTTGCTTCATGATAAAAATGTAGTCGAATCTGTTTTGATTCCAGCAGAAAATCGCACGACAGCTTGCGTATCCAGTCAAGTAGGGTGTAGCCTAAATTGTGAATTCTGCGCAACAGCAAAACTAGAGCGAATGCGAAATCTGAGTGCTGCTGAAATCGTAGATCAAGTAGTTTTGATTGATAAAGAAAGCCAAGAACACTATGGCCGCCCGCTGAGCAATATCGTATTTATGGGTATGGGTGAACCTCTACTCAATTACAACGAGGTGACCGAAGCCATCAAGCGAATCACCGCACCGCACCCTAACGGGCTAGGCATGTCACCACGCAGAATTACGGTGTCAACTTCTGGGATTCCAAAGATGATAAAAAAATTGGCAGATGAAAACTTAAGAGTCGGTCTTGCCTTGTCTTTGCACTCTGCCATCGAAGAAAAAAGAAATGAAATCATGCCTTTTTCTGAAAAATTTCCGTTGACAGAGATATTAGAAAGTCTGAAATATTGGCATGAACAGACAAAAAGCATCATTACGCTAGAATACATTATTTGGAAAGAAATCAATGATAAACAAGAAGATATAGACGCCTTGATTGCTTTTTGTAAAAAAGTCCCCACAAAAGTTAATCTGATTGAGTATAATAGCATTGGCGATGATAAATTTCTGCAAGCACCACCATCAGTCACCAGCCAATACATTCAGCAGCTAGAGCAAAACAGAATTGTGGTAAATGTACGCAGAAGCAGAGGGAAAGATATAGATGCGGCTTGTGGTCAATTGGCAAATAAAAATCAAATTTCGAAGAAGCTTCAATGA